ATACGGAGACAGTGAGATGATCAAGTTGAACGTGCCCGACATGTCCTGCGGACATTGTGTCGGCACCATCACGGAGGCGATCCACAAGGTTGATCCGGCGGCGACCGTGAAGACCGACCTCGCGGCAAAGACGGTGACGGTGGAAACGTCGCAACCGGTCTCGGCCATCGCCCGGGTGGTCGATGACGCAGGTTATCCCAACTCCCCGGCGGCCTGAGCCCCCGGAGGTTTAGGCGTCGAGCTTGTCCAATGCCTCGACATTGGCGGCGGATGCGCCCTTGGGATCGAAGCTGGACGAGAGCCACTTGTCGGCGATGTCCTTGGCCAGTTCGGCGCCAATGACGCGCGCACCCATGGTGATGATCTGGGCGTTGTTCGACGTGGCCGCCTTGCCGCCCGAGTAGGTATCGTGCGTCAGCGCCGCGCGAATGCCCGGCACCTTGTTGGCGGCGATGCACACGCCAATGCCCGTTCCGCAGCACAGGATCGCCCGGTCGAACTCGCCCGCCTTCACGCGCTTGGCAACTCCTGCCGCAAGGTCGGCATAGAAGCCGCCAGCGGTGAGGTTGCTCACCTCATATCCGCCCTTGGCCTTGAGATGGGCTTCGAGCGCATCGGCAAGGGGTTTGCCGGCGCTGTCACCGGCGAGTGCGATTTTCATGGGTCAGGCCTCCAATGAACGGGTCACAGATTCAAGAATGCCGAGGTAGCCGTGCGGCTCCCAGGCAGAGCGGCCGATGAACAGGCCGTCGATGCTGTCACGGCCCGCCAGCGCCACGCAATTCTGCGGATTGACGCTGCCGCCGTAGAGAATGGGAAGAGCTTCGCCGGCGATCTCCTTCGTGAGCGCCTTCAGGCGGCGGTGCTGGTCGGCGGCGAAATCAGGATCGGCGGGGATGCCGCCTTCGCCGATGGACCACACCGGCTCATAGGCAATCACCACATGGCCCAGCGCCTGCTTGCCCACATGCTTGAGGGCATAGCGCGTCTGCTTGGCCAGCACATCCGCCGTGGCGCCTGTCTCATATTCGCTGCGTGTGTCACCGATGCAGACGAGTGCGGTGAGGCCGTGCGCAAGGCACGCCTTGACCTTCAGGCCCACGGCTTCGTCGGTCTCGTTGAAGAACGTCCGGCGTTCACTGTGGCCGAGTTCCACCAGTGTGGCACCACAGTCCTTCACCATCAGGGGCGAGACCTCGCCGGTCCATGCGCCCTTGTCGTCCCAATGCATGTTCTGCGCACCAACCTTGACGCGCGTTCCCTTCAGCAGGTCTGCGACTTCGGCGATGTAGGGAAACGGCGGCACGATGAACGGCTGCACCGCCGCCGATTGCGCCAGTGGCGATGATTTGAGGATTTCGGCGTAGCTGAGCGCATCCGCGCGCAGCTTGTTCATTTTCCAGCTTGTGCCGATCCACGGAACCTTGCGCGCCACGACCTTTCGTCTCCCATTGATAATGTACAGCAAAACACAAAATGCGGCGGCTGCACAACACGGCGGAAGGCCCTGCATGTGCAGCGCAGCATCTTTTTCAGTTGACTCCAAGGCTAGTCTGAAAAATATTGCACCTCAAGAAAAATAATTCACAACCGAAATGGGAGTGCGCTTGAACCAGATGCCGCCAGCCGTGCAGGTGGACGAGGAGGCCGCGTTGGCCGCTCGTGCGGCATGGCTGCATTTTGCCGGCGGCAAGACGCAGGGCGAAGTGGCCGAGCTGCTGGGCGTGCAATCCACCAAGGCCCATCGCCTGATTGCCCGCGCCCGCAACGATGGATTGATCCGCGTCATTGTCGAAGGCCCCATTGCCGGCTGCATCGAACTGGAAGAGCGCCTGAAGGCCATGCACGGCCTTGGTCATTGCGAGGTGGTGCCGAACATCGATGAAGGTGGGCTGCCGTTGCGCACCCTCGGCATCGCGGGCGCCCGCTACATCCGCAACCTGATTGAAAGCCGCCGCCATGACCTGATCGGCTTCGGCCATGGCCGGACCCTCGCCGCGGCCATCGACCTGATGGCCAGCGTGGATGGCAAGGGCACCAGATTCGTCTCGCTCCTCGGCGGCCTGACGCGCCGCTTTGCCGCCAGCCCCTTCGACGTTATCCACAAGCTCGCCGAGCGCACCAGCGCCGAAGCCTACGTGATGCCCGTGCCCTTCTTCGCCAACTCGGCGAAGGACCGCCAGGTGCTGGAAGCCCAGTATGGCGTCTCGGATGTGATCGCCATGGCCAAGCAGGCGCAGCTTTACATCGCCGGCATCGGCGAAGTGACACGCGCCAGCTTCATCGCCTCCGCCGGCATGCTGGACGAAGACGACGTGGACGAAGTCATGAAGACCGGCGCTGCCGCCGAAATCCTCGGCCAGTTCTTTGCCGCCGACGGCACGCATCTGCCCAACAGCGTCGCCGACCGCGCGCTTGCGCCCCGCCTCGCCGACCTCAAGTCCCACGCCATTGTCGCCCTTGCGGGTGGCACCACGAAAACTCAGGCCATCCGATCGATTCTCGCGAGCGGACTCCTTTTCGGCCTGATCACCGACGAGGCGACCGCGCGCCGCCTCGTTGCCGCCAAACCGGGTCGCCAGCCCGGCAAGAAGAACGGAAAATCCGCACCGGGCTAACCCAAGACGAGTACATCAACGGAGGATCTGAGAATGTACGACAAGGAAAAGGGACTGTTTGAAGCCTTCGTGGCCGGCAAGATGAGCCGCCGCGAACTTCTGCAGGCAACCGGCAAGCTCGGCCTTTCGGCCACGGCTTCCGGCCTGCTCATCAACCAGGCGCAGACCCGCGCCATGGCTGCCGATTTCGACTGGATGAAGTACAAGGGCACCAAGCTCAAGCTGCTGCTCAACAAGCATCCTTATGCCGACGCCATGATCGCCGACATCGAGAACTTCAAGACGATGACCGGCATGGACATCTCCTGGGACATCTTCCCGGAAGACGTCTACTTCGACAAGGTGACGGCAGCGCTGTCCTCCGGCTCGGGTGAATACGACGCCTTCATGACCGGCGCCTACATGACCTGGACCTACGGCCCCGCCGGCTGGATCGACGACCTCAACGAGTACATCAAGGACCCGGCCAAGACGAACCCCAACTTCAATTGGGAAGACGTGTTGCCGGGCCTGCGCGCCTCCACCTCGTGGAACGGCGTTCCCGGTGGCGAACTGGGTTCCGCCGACGCCAAGCAGTGGTGCATGCCCTGGGGCTATGAGCTCAACAACATCTCCTACAACAAGAAGATGTTCGACAAGGTGGGCGTGCAGCCGCCGAAGAACATCGACGAGATGGTGGCGACCTCGGCCAAGCTCACCAAGGACTTGGGCGGACCGTACGGCATCGGCGTGCGCGGCTCGCGCTCCTGGGCCTCGATCCACCCGGGCTTCCTCTCGGGCTATGCCAACTTCGGTGAGAAGGACTTCAACGTCACCGACGGCAAGCTGAAGGCCGCCATGAATTCGGCGGGCTCCAAGGACTACCACAAGAAGTGGGTGCAGATGATCCAGGAGTCCGGTCCGAAGGATTGGGCGAACTACACCTGGTATCAGGTCGGTACCGACCTCGGCGCCGGCGCCTCCGCCATGATCTTCGATGCCGACATTCTCGGCTACTTCATGAACGGCGGCGACAACAAGGAAGCGGGCAACCTGGGCTATGCGCCGTTCGCGGCCAACCCGGCCGCCACGGCACCGACGCCGAACGTGTGGATCTGGTCGCTCGCCATGGCCTCGGCCGGCAAGCAGAAGGATGCCACGTGGTACTTCCTGCAATGGGCCACCTCCGTCGAGCACGACCTGTTCGGCGCCCGCAAGATGGACTTCGTCAACCCGGTCCGCGCCTCCGTCTGGAAGGACGAGGAATTCCGCAACCGCATCGACAAGTCCTATCCGGGCTACCTGAACCAGCATGACGTCTCGGCACCGGGCGCGAAGATCTACTTCACCGCCCAGCCGCTGTTCTTCGACCTCACAACGCTGTGGTCGGAAAACCTGCAGAAGATGGTCGCCAAGGAAATCCCGGTCGATGAAGGCCTGGACAAGATGGCGGCCGAAATGGACGCGAAACTGGCAGAAGCCGGCCTCGGCTGATCCAGCATACGACGTGCGGGGCCGCTTTCCTCCCTGGGGCGGCCCCGTTCCTGCCTTTGACTCTCACCCGCGTGATGGGAAAGACTGGGTTCATGACCTCGACCGTCCAGCCAACCGCCCCCGCAAGGCAAAGCCGCTTTGCCCGCAAGGCCCTGCCTTACCTGCTCAGCCTGCCGGCGCTCCTGATGTGCATCGGCATCCTCATCCCGTTCCTCACGGCGGTCTATTATTCGCTGCTGCGCTACCGCCTGAACCTGCCCGCCATGAAGGGCTTCATCTGGTTCCAGAACTACATCAACTTCTTCACGGACCCCAAATTCTGGAACACCCTGAAGATTTCGCTGGTCTATGCGGGGCTCACAGTCGGCCTGGAATTGCTGCTGGGACTGGCGATCGCGCTCCTCCTGCAGAAGCGCTCGCGCCTCAACAATTTCCTTTCCATTCTCCTCCTGCTTCCCCTGATGACGGCGCCAGCACTGGCAGCCCTGATGTGGAAGCTGATGACCAACCCGAATTTCGGCATTCTCAGCTACTTCGTCTCGCTGCTCGGTTTCCCCGACATGAAATGGGGCTCGGACCCGGCGACGGCCCTCTTCACCGTCACGCTGGTGGACGTGTGGGTCTATACGCCCTTCATGATGATCCTGCTGCTCGCAGGCCTGCGCTCATTGCCGCCTGCGCCATTTGAAGCCGCAGCGCTGGATGGCGTGCCGCGAAGCTTCGTGTTCTTCCGCATCACGCTCCCCATGCTGATGCCCTACATCCTCACGGCGACGCTGTTCCGGCTGCTCGACTCCATCCAGCAGTTCGACATCATCTACGCCATGACTCAGGGCGGACCCGGCGACAAGCTGCTGGTCTTCCAGGTGCAGGCCTACCTCGACTTCTTCCAGTCCACCAATGTGGGCCGCTCCGCCGCCCTCATGATCATCCTCTGGGCCATCACCTATGCCCTCTCCAACGTCTTCATCAAGCAGTGGCTGAAACTGCGCGAGAAAGCACACGGGAACGCCTGAGCCATGGACCACACTTCAACACTCGAAAAACTGATCCGCGGCGTGCTCATCACGCTGGTCGTGATCTTCTTCATGTTCCCTATCGTCTGGATCGTCCTCATGAGCTTCCAGACGAATGAATCGATCCTGCGCATTCCCCCTTCGGTGGTGTTCACCCCCACCTTCGAGAACTACATCGCGCTCGTCACAGGGCAGATGAAAACGGCGGCCGGTTCCCTTGAACTGAACTTCATGCAGAACCTGTGGAATTCCGTGCTCCTGTCTTCAGCGTCGGTGGTGATCGCGCTGATCCTCGGCGTTCCCGCTGCCTATGCCTTCGCCCGCTTCAAGTTCCGCCTCGGCGAGGACATCGCCTTCACGCTGCTCTCGTTCCGCTTTGCCCCACCGCTTCTGGTGCTGCTGCCGCTGTCGCTCTATTTCAAGACGCTCGGACTCACCAATACTTACGTCGGTCTGATCTGGGTCTACCAGTTGATCTGCCTGCCGCTGATCCTGTGGATCGTGCGTGGCTACTTCGAAGACCTGTCGCCCGACATTGAACACGCCCACCGCATCGCGGGCTATAGCTGGTTCCAGACATTCCGGAAGATTTCCATTCCGCTGGCCTTGCCCGGCATTGCTGCGGCGGGCCTGCTGGCCTTCATCTTCGCCTGGAACAACTTCGTCTTCGCCCTCGTGCTCGCCTCCGCCGACAAGCAGCCGGTGACCGTGGGCGCGCTCGCCTTCGTCACCGCTTCCGGCATCCAGTACGGCCAGATTGCAGCGGCCATCATCTTCTCCATCGTCCCCACCTTCGTGCTTGCGATGTTTGCCCAGCGCTACCTCGTGGAAGGCCTTTCCCTCGGAGCCGTCAAAGGATGAGCCAGCTCTCCCTCAAATCACTGTCGAAATCATTCGGCACCTTCACCGTCTTCGACAAACTCGACCTCGACGCCGAGACGGGCGAGATCGTGGTCATTTTCGGCGGCTCGGGCACGGGCAAGACCATCCTGCTCCGCCTCATCGCCGGCGTGGAGGAACCCACGGCCGGGACCATCTCCATCGCCGGAGAAGACGCCGCCGACATTGCGCCTGAACACCGGGGCGTGGGCATGGCCTTCCAGAATTTCGCGCTCTTCCCGCACATGTCCGCGGCGGAAAACATCGCCAGCCCCTTGCGCGCCATGCATGCGACCGAAGACAAGGTGGCGGCAGGGGTCGCCAAGGCCGCGAAGCTCCTCAAGATCGATCACGTTCTCGGCCA
The nucleotide sequence above comes from Hyphomicrobiales bacterium. Encoded proteins:
- a CDS encoding heavy-metal-associated domain-containing protein, with the translated sequence MIKLNVPDMSCGHCVGTITEAIHKVDPAATVKTDLAAKTVTVETSQPVSAIARVVDDAGYPNSPAA
- a CDS encoding RpiB/LacA/LacB family sugar-phosphate isomerase, which codes for MKIALAGDSAGKPLADALEAHLKAKGGYEVSNLTAGGFYADLAAGVAKRVKAGEFDRAILCCGTGIGVCIAANKVPGIRAALTHDTYSGGKAATSNNAQIITMGARVIGAELAKDIADKWLSSSFDPKGASAANVEALDKLDA
- a CDS encoding triose-phosphate isomerase, with amino-acid sequence MQGLPPCCAAAAFCVLLYIINGRRKVVARKVPWIGTSWKMNKLRADALSYAEILKSSPLAQSAAVQPFIVPPFPYIAEVADLLKGTRVKVGAQNMHWDDKGAWTGEVSPLMVKDCGATLVELGHSERRTFFNETDEAVGLKVKACLAHGLTALVCIGDTRSEYETGATADVLAKQTRYALKHVGKQALGHVVIAYEPVWSIGEGGIPADPDFAADQHRRLKALTKEIAGEALPILYGGSVNPQNCVALAGRDSIDGLFIGRSAWEPHGYLGILESVTRSLEA
- a CDS encoding sugar-binding transcriptional regulator translates to MPPAVQVDEEAALAARAAWLHFAGGKTQGEVAELLGVQSTKAHRLIARARNDGLIRVIVEGPIAGCIELEERLKAMHGLGHCEVVPNIDEGGLPLRTLGIAGARYIRNLIESRRHDLIGFGHGRTLAAAIDLMASVDGKGTRFVSLLGGLTRRFAASPFDVIHKLAERTSAEAYVMPVPFFANSAKDRQVLEAQYGVSDVIAMAKQAQLYIAGIGEVTRASFIASAGMLDEDDVDEVMKTGAAAEILGQFFAADGTHLPNSVADRALAPRLADLKSHAIVALAGGTTKTQAIRSILASGLLFGLITDEATARRLVAAKPGRQPGKKNGKSAPG
- a CDS encoding extracellular solute-binding protein, encoding MYDKEKGLFEAFVAGKMSRRELLQATGKLGLSATASGLLINQAQTRAMAADFDWMKYKGTKLKLLLNKHPYADAMIADIENFKTMTGMDISWDIFPEDVYFDKVTAALSSGSGEYDAFMTGAYMTWTYGPAGWIDDLNEYIKDPAKTNPNFNWEDVLPGLRASTSWNGVPGGELGSADAKQWCMPWGYELNNISYNKKMFDKVGVQPPKNIDEMVATSAKLTKDLGGPYGIGVRGSRSWASIHPGFLSGYANFGEKDFNVTDGKLKAAMNSAGSKDYHKKWVQMIQESGPKDWANYTWYQVGTDLGAGASAMIFDADILGYFMNGGDNKEAGNLGYAPFAANPAATAPTPNVWIWSLAMASAGKQKDATWYFLQWATSVEHDLFGARKMDFVNPVRASVWKDEEFRNRIDKSYPGYLNQHDVSAPGAKIYFTAQPLFFDLTTLWSENLQKMVAKEIPVDEGLDKMAAEMDAKLAEAGLG
- a CDS encoding sugar ABC transporter permease, giving the protein MTSTVQPTAPARQSRFARKALPYLLSLPALLMCIGILIPFLTAVYYSLLRYRLNLPAMKGFIWFQNYINFFTDPKFWNTLKISLVYAGLTVGLELLLGLAIALLLQKRSRLNNFLSILLLLPLMTAPALAALMWKLMTNPNFGILSYFVSLLGFPDMKWGSDPATALFTVTLVDVWVYTPFMMILLLAGLRSLPPAPFEAAALDGVPRSFVFFRITLPMLMPYILTATLFRLLDSIQQFDIIYAMTQGGPGDKLLVFQVQAYLDFFQSTNVGRSAALMIILWAITYALSNVFIKQWLKLREKAHGNA
- a CDS encoding carbohydrate ABC transporter permease translates to MDHTSTLEKLIRGVLITLVVIFFMFPIVWIVLMSFQTNESILRIPPSVVFTPTFENYIALVTGQMKTAAGSLELNFMQNLWNSVLLSSASVVIALILGVPAAYAFARFKFRLGEDIAFTLLSFRFAPPLLVLLPLSLYFKTLGLTNTYVGLIWVYQLICLPLILWIVRGYFEDLSPDIEHAHRIAGYSWFQTFRKISIPLALPGIAAAGLLAFIFAWNNFVFALVLASADKQPVTVGALAFVTASGIQYGQIAAAIIFSIVPTFVLAMFAQRYLVEGLSLGAVKG